In the genome of Kitasatospora cathayae, one region contains:
- a CDS encoding AAA family ATPase has translation MTPGTAPATPATDPRAALTALRAEIGKAVVGQDAAVTGLVVALLCGGHVLLEGVPGVAKTLLVRTLSTALSLETKRIQFTPDLMPGDVTGSLVYDARTAEFSFQPGPVFTNLLLADEINRTPPKTQAALLEAMEERQVTVDGEPRALPVPFLVAATQNPVEYEGTYPLPEAQLDRFLLKLILPLPDRDQEFQVLSRHAAGFDPRDLAAAGVRPVAGPEHLAAAREQIAGLTVSPEVLAYIVDLCRATRQSPSLSIGVSPRGATALLAASRAWAWLAGRDYVTPDDVKALALPTLRHRVALRAEAEMEGVTADSVIQAVLAQTPAPR, from the coding sequence ATCACCCCCGGCACGGCACCCGCCACCCCCGCCACCGACCCGCGCGCCGCGCTGACCGCCCTGCGCGCCGAGATCGGCAAGGCCGTCGTCGGCCAGGACGCCGCCGTCACCGGCCTGGTGGTGGCGCTGCTCTGCGGCGGCCACGTGCTGCTGGAAGGCGTCCCCGGCGTCGCCAAGACCCTGCTGGTCCGCACCCTGTCCACGGCCCTCAGCCTGGAGACCAAGCGCATCCAGTTCACCCCCGACCTGATGCCCGGCGACGTCACCGGCTCGCTCGTCTACGACGCCCGCACCGCCGAGTTCTCCTTCCAGCCCGGCCCGGTCTTCACCAACCTGCTGCTCGCCGACGAGATCAACCGCACCCCGCCCAAGACCCAGGCCGCCCTGCTGGAGGCCATGGAGGAGCGGCAGGTCACCGTGGACGGCGAGCCGCGCGCGCTGCCCGTCCCCTTCCTGGTCGCCGCGACCCAGAACCCGGTCGAGTACGAGGGCACCTACCCGCTGCCCGAGGCCCAGCTGGACCGCTTCCTGCTCAAGCTGATCCTGCCGCTGCCCGACCGCGACCAGGAGTTCCAGGTGCTGTCCCGGCACGCGGCCGGCTTCGACCCCCGGGACCTCGCCGCCGCCGGCGTCCGCCCCGTCGCCGGGCCCGAGCACCTCGCCGCCGCCCGCGAGCAGATCGCCGGGCTGACCGTCTCCCCCGAGGTCCTCGCGTACATCGTCGACCTCTGCCGGGCCACCCGGCAGTCCCCGTCGCTGTCCATCGGCGTCTCCCCGCGCGGTGCCACCGCGCTGCTCGCCGCCTCGCGCGCCTGGGCCTGGCTGGCCGGACGGGACTACGTCACCCCGGACGACGTCAAGGCCCTCGCCCTGCCCACCCTGCGGCACCGCGTCGCGCTGCGCGCCGAGGCCGAGATGGAGGGCGTCACCGCGGACTCCGTCATCCAGGCCGTCCTCGCCCAGACGCCCGCCCCCCGCTGA
- a CDS encoding DUF4350 domain-containing protein has protein sequence MTSTAPAPPAAEPPAAEATPTSLAPTGRRLVRRARWYLVVLAVLLVAAVGIAVLNRGHRYAPIDPRSYDADGAHAVVALLEHQGIRTGLSTDPAAAANGADTLVLPEPDLLSPAQLRAIAAARHQRLVLIAPGPVALNALAPGIRPSDEDGGVPFAPVQSTHPDCVLDEAVRAGSASMGGMLYTSGTRGDGCYSRRHAYPLVSTPSGGGDVIVLGSAQFLRNDELAKDGNAALALGLLGSQPRLTWHLPDYTAPVLEGTQRKSFGDYLPKGWHWACYQLAVAAVLAALWRARRLGPVVSENLPVVVRAAETTEGRARLYRRAKARGRAAEALRHATAHRLAPALGVPLQAGAPEPEALCAAVADRLPERPAGDVRALLYGPPPTDDAALLRLADDLDALERQVRNP, from the coding sequence ATGACCAGCACCGCCCCGGCTCCCCCCGCCGCCGAACCGCCCGCCGCCGAGGCCACGCCGACCAGCCTCGCCCCCACCGGGCGCCGCCTGGTCCGCCGGGCCCGCTGGTACCTCGTCGTCCTCGCCGTCCTGCTGGTCGCCGCCGTCGGCATCGCCGTCCTCAACCGCGGCCACCGCTACGCCCCGATCGACCCGCGCTCGTACGACGCCGACGGCGCCCACGCCGTGGTCGCCCTGCTCGAGCACCAGGGCATCAGGACCGGGCTCAGCACCGACCCCGCGGCCGCCGCGAACGGCGCCGACACCCTGGTGCTGCCCGAACCCGACCTGCTCAGCCCGGCCCAGCTGCGCGCCATCGCGGCCGCCCGGCACCAGCGGCTGGTCCTGATCGCCCCCGGCCCGGTCGCCCTCAACGCGCTCGCCCCCGGCATCCGCCCCTCCGACGAGGACGGCGGCGTCCCCTTCGCCCCCGTCCAGAGCACCCACCCGGACTGCGTCCTCGACGAGGCCGTCCGGGCCGGCAGCGCCTCGATGGGCGGCATGCTCTACACCAGCGGAACCCGTGGCGACGGCTGCTACTCGCGCCGGCACGCCTACCCGCTGGTCAGCACCCCCAGCGGGGGCGGCGACGTCATCGTGCTCGGCAGCGCCCAGTTCCTGCGCAACGACGAGCTCGCCAAGGACGGCAACGCCGCGCTCGCGCTCGGCCTGCTCGGCTCGCAGCCCCGCCTCACCTGGCACCTGCCCGACTACACCGCGCCGGTCCTCGAGGGCACCCAGCGCAAGTCCTTCGGCGACTACCTCCCGAAGGGCTGGCACTGGGCCTGCTACCAGCTCGCCGTCGCCGCCGTGCTCGCCGCCCTCTGGCGCGCCCGCCGGCTCGGCCCGGTGGTCAGCGAGAACCTGCCCGTGGTGGTCCGCGCCGCCGAGACCACCGAAGGCCGCGCCCGCCTCTACCGGCGGGCCAAGGCGCGCGGCCGCGCCGCCGAGGCCCTGCGCCACGCCACCGCCCACCGCCTCGCCCCCGCCCTGGGCGTCCCGCTCCAGGCCGGCGCCCCCGAGCCGGAAGCACTCTGCGCGGCCGTCGCCGACCGCCTCCCCGAACGACCCGCCGGGGACGTCCGGGCCCTGCTCTACGGCCCGCCCCCGACCGACGACGCCGCGCTGCTGCGGCTCGCCGACGACCTCGACGCCCTCGAAAGGCAGGTACGGAACCCGTGA
- a CDS encoding DUF4129 domain-containing protein: MPIWGDRLLAAAGAPVTVPRDPARDAARDELLNAEYHKNDPTVLERVVDWIWDHLDRAMGSISGGGTDGSTGLVFFLIVAVVIGAAVWWRLGAPKRAARTVLGVYGTDGPRTAAQYRADAAGHAAAGRWAEAVREQMRALVRALEERTLLDSRPGRTADEAAAEAGRALPEHAAALTAAARAFDDIAYGERTADQAAYQLLLDLDRTLERTRPVLAHAAAPAPAPTPGGAA, from the coding sequence ATGCCCATCTGGGGGGACAGGCTCCTCGCCGCCGCCGGCGCCCCGGTCACCGTTCCGCGTGACCCGGCCCGCGACGCCGCCCGCGACGAGCTGCTCAACGCCGAGTACCACAAGAACGACCCGACCGTCCTGGAACGCGTCGTCGACTGGATCTGGGACCACCTCGACCGCGCCATGGGCAGCATCTCCGGCGGCGGCACCGACGGCAGCACCGGACTGGTGTTCTTCCTGATCGTCGCCGTGGTGATCGGCGCCGCCGTCTGGTGGCGCCTCGGCGCACCCAAGCGCGCCGCCCGCACCGTCCTGGGCGTGTACGGCACCGACGGCCCACGCACCGCCGCCCAGTACCGCGCGGATGCCGCCGGGCACGCCGCCGCGGGCCGCTGGGCCGAAGCCGTCCGCGAGCAGATGCGCGCGCTGGTCCGGGCCCTGGAGGAGCGCACCCTGCTCGACTCCCGCCCCGGCCGCACCGCCGACGAGGCCGCCGCCGAGGCCGGCCGGGCCCTGCCCGAGCACGCCGCCGCGCTGACCGCGGCCGCCCGCGCCTTCGACGACATCGCCTACGGCGAGCGCACCGCCGACCAGGCCGCCTACCAGCTGCTGCTGGACCTCGACCGGACGCTGGAACGCACCCGCCCGGTCCTCGCCCACGCCGCGGCCCCCGCCCCGGCCCCGACCCCGGGAGGAGCGGCATGA